CGGACTTTGAATATCCCGATGACCATTGTTCGCTTGAACTATGCCACCGAATGCCGATACGGCGTACTCGTTGATCTCGCACTGCAGGTGTATCAGGAACAGACGATCGATATTTCCATGGGCTATGTTAACGTCATCTGGCAAGGCGACGCGAACGCGATGACGCTTTGCGCCCTGCCCGACGGCACATCGCCCCCTTACTACCTGAATGTCGCTGGCCCCCAGATTTTAAAAGTCCGTGAGATCTGCGAACAGTTTGGAACGCTGTTCGGCAAACAACCCAAATTCACTGGAACCGAAGCCGAAGATGCGTTACTCAATAACGGCCAGCAGGGACATCAGCGTTACGGCGCCCCCTTGGTCGAAGTAGAACAGATCATTCACTGCATTGCCGACTGGATTCAGAACGAACGTCCTTTGCTCGGTAAACCAACCCATTTCGAATCGCGCAGCGGTAAGTTTTAACACAGCCACTTCACGCACCGCCAAATCGAATTCACACAGGAAAGCAGGATTGTGAACTCCTCTCTCATCACACAAATATTACAACAGGGAACTGCGATTCCCGCACATCCTCTGGCACTCACATCGGCCCGCAAACTGGATGAACGCCGCCAGCGAGCGCTTTCACGCTATTACATCGCCAGTGGCGTTGGTGGTCTGGCGGTTGGCGTACATACGACGCAATTTGAAATCCGTGAACCAGGCATTGATCTCTATCAGCCGGTGCTGGAACTCGCAGCGGAAGAAATGAACCGTGCCGACGAACAACGGAGCGTTCCCCTGTTGCGTGTCGCCGGCATCTGTGGGGAAACCGCACAAGCCACGAAGGAAGCGACACTCGCCCGCGACGCCGGATATCACTTTGGATTACTCAGTTTGTCGGCACTGAAACAGGCCGATGAACAGACATTGATCGCACATTGCAAAGCAGTCTCGGAAATCATTCCCGTATTCGGATTTTATCTGCAACCGGATGTCGGCGGTCGCCTGCTCCCCTACTCATTCTGGCGGCGCTTCTGCGAAATTGAAAACATCGCCGCAATCAAGATGGCTCCCTTCAACCGGTATCACACTCTCGATGTCGTTCGCGCTGTCGCGGAATCAGGTCGTGAAGACATCGCCCTCTATACCGGCAACGATGATAACATCGTGCTTGATCTCGTCACTCCATATCGATTTCATTCCGATGGCAAAACAATCGAACGCCGAATTGTGGGTGGCTTACTTGGTCACTGGGCAGTCTGGACCAAGAAAGCCGTTGAGATTCTCAAAGAATGTCAACAGGTCGCCAAGTCAGAAACGGCAATTCCGCTCTCCATACTACACCGCAACACCGAAGTCACCGACTGCAATGCTGTCCTGTTTGATGTTGCCAATCGTTTTGCGGGTTGTATCCCCGGCGTCCATGAAGTGCTCAGGCGACAGGGGCTGCTGGAAGGCATCTGGTGCTTGAATCCCAAAGAAACGCTCGGCCTCGGACAATTGGCTGAGATCGAGCGGA
This window of the Gimesia fumaroli genome carries:
- a CDS encoding dihydrodipicolinate synthase family protein; this encodes MNSSLITQILQQGTAIPAHPLALTSARKLDERRQRALSRYYIASGVGGLAVGVHTTQFEIREPGIDLYQPVLELAAEEMNRADEQRSVPLLRVAGICGETAQATKEATLARDAGYHFGLLSLSALKQADEQTLIAHCKAVSEIIPVFGFYLQPDVGGRLLPYSFWRRFCEIENIAAIKMAPFNRYHTLDVVRAVAESGREDIALYTGNDDNIVLDLVTPYRFHSDGKTIERRIVGGLLGHWAVWTKKAVEILKECQQVAKSETAIPLSILHRNTEVTDCNAVLFDVANRFAGCIPGVHEVLRRQGLLEGIWCLNPKETLGLGQLAEIERIYESYPHLNDDAFVATHLSDWLSG